TGcctgatttgattttgatttttttttttatctacatTGACACTTATTGTTTAGCTAAAGGGACTGTGAAGAGTAACAACATTATTACAGGTTAGTAGCTTTTTGGAATTGAATGTGTAAATAAATAAGGTTTACGTGTTGGGGTGGACGCTAAAATCGAAATATGAGAAGTCGATGTCTGTCCTCGGGCAGCCTGCATTCTAACTAAGTAGATACATTTTGAAACTTCTCTATTGCTCAGACACAAGACAGTAacgttgttatattatataactagagagtaggctatagcctatatcCAATTGATGCAACATTTATGTACTGTAAGCTACTTGCATAATAATTCTGAGGCTGCATTGATCACAAGAGAAActtgtttcataaaaaaaaagccTTAATGTCAGTGACAATGACAGTTAAATGAAGTGGGACAAGCATTGCAACCCCAGGTCAGTCTGGCTGTAACCACTGCAGCCAAAGCTTTCCTGGGACAGTCAAATAGGATTATGGCCTCTTAAGCTTGGAACAAAAGCTCTGCTTCACATTGAGGCCATGGCCCTTGGACACAGTAAGTTACTGTATCAAAGTCAAAGCATGTATCAATCTACAACATGGCCACACAGTTCATCAAAGACCACCACATCTAGGAAAAGTCTGAAAAAACAATAAGTCAGTGTTCTCAACATCTTCCTGTTGCACTCAAGATCCATCTGTGGCTGTTGTCCGGTATCCATGGGGACCAGGAAGGTTCTGGTGACAGGGTGCTCTTCAGGCATCGGCCTAGCTGTGGCTGTCCGACTGGCCAGGGATGATCTCAGGAGGTTCAAAGGTCAGACACGCCACACCTTGAATACTGAACACATTCTTCCACTTTTGTATGTAAATACACTGATCTGTGGGTCAAAACGCGGATCCATGGTGGATCCGATGATCAAGTTAACCACCTGTGGATGTTGGTCAGTGGTGGCCACTATGAGGGACCTGGGGAAGAGGGAAGCCCTGGAACGAGCGGCCGGCAAGGGTCTGAACAGgaccctggaggtcaaacaacTGGACGCCTGCTGTGAAGACTCCATCCGAGAGTGTGTCAACAGCCTGCCGGACAGACGGGTGGACGTGCTCGGTAAGTAGACCCCGTCTCTGTCGCACACACCCTCGACATTGTCATGATCTGTGTGTATGGGGTGACAAAGTCCCTCTTTAAACTCTCTCCAACGTGTTCCGCTCCACGATGACGTCGTCCTCGGACCGTCACGCGTTAAGGAACCGAACCTCGGAATGGATAGTGTGTGATGCTGATGATGGTTTGACCTTCCCAGTGAACAATGCTGGCGTGGGGATGATTGGGCCTGTGGAGTGTCAGAGTGTGGAGTCCATGCGGGACCTCTTCGACACCAACTTCTTTGGTCTGGCGCGTCTGGTGAAGGAGGTGCTGCCCGACATGAAGAGAAGGCAGAGCGGCCATATCGTTGTGATGAGCAGTGTCATGGGGATTCAGGGTGGGTCTGCCCGGCGGCGTTACCACCTAACCGTCAACAGTCATGTCACGAAACAGTCAGTAAGAGAATGGGACGGCTTGACAGGGTTGCCTGTTCTCATTTTCACTGCCTTTTTGACAAGAGTCTAACGCTCCGCAATTGATTTTATGTCTTACACGTAGGTCTGCTCTTCAACGATGTCTACTCGGCTTCAAAATTTGCGGTTGAGGGATTTTGTGAGAGTCTAGCTGTTCAAGTCATGAAGTTTAATATCAAGTGAGTACGCTGAGAAAGACGCCTTCCTGCTAGCTGATCACTGCAGTGGGACAAAAACAGTTGAAGTACGCTATATCATCATTTTAAACACAGGTGGTCTGTCTGTGTCGCCCTTCCTCTCCCGTCCCAAGAATTACTTTAGTGGAGCCAGGGCCGGTAGTGACAGAGTTTGAGAGGAAGGTGTATGACGACGCCGAGAAGATGGACCTGTCAGGAACAGATGAGGAGACTGCCAGAATCTTCCGCCAGATATACCTACCATACTCCAGGAAGGTCTTCACTTCCCTAGGCCAGACCCCGGAGGACATAGCCGAGGTGAGTTTGTTTAGGAGACACCTCATAGTCATGGTTTATAAAAACTGGGTACCGGAGCTGAATGGCTAGACACGTGGCTCAGCTCCGCTCATTTCTTGCAGCAAACGCTGAAAGTGATCACAGCCAAGGACCCTCCACTCCGCCACCAGACTAACCGTCTGTACATGCCCATGACTGCCCTGAAGCATGCTGACCCCACGGGCCGCCTGCCTCTGGACACCTTCTACAAGATGCTCTTCAAACATGACCGTGTGTTCAATGCCAGTCTGGGGGTGCTGCGTATGCTACAGAAGAGAACGGGGAAAGGTTCCATATGAAGGACAGTCACATTGAAACTCCTGGAGGGATGTTGGGAGTCAAGACAGAATCAATGAGCttttaagagtgtgtgtgtgtgtgtggggggggggggtactcctTAATGTTAGTCCTGGGTTCCTCTTCACTCAGAACATCTAACTCATAATGCCTACACCAGGATTGGAGAGTACAGTAGATAGGACTGAATGATAGGCACGAATGTCAGGGACGATGTCCTATTCAGTTATGTTTTTTGTGAAACCCAATCATTTGCCTTGAGCTGTTTGTACTTTAAACCCAGGGGTGTATGGGTCATAATATATGGGTGGGACATTGGAAATGGTAACACCCTTTTATTAGGGGGGCCTTTTATGAAGAACATTATATTTATTGGCCGCATCCTCGGTTATaaaaagctgtcccacccacatttaaAACAAAACCTTCACCCCTGATTAAGTGTATAAAAAGTATTCAACAGAAAAATTCCAAAAAGGATGTCACTCCAGACTATTCTCTAAACTGTGATGGTTTTCCTCAGGTGAACCTCATTGGCAGTGCGTCTCTAGACTGACCAGACTGCCTGCTCTAACTGCACCTGTTCAGCCCTGTCAGTCAGAGCTGGATATGCTTACACACCTGTAATTGTACATTAGATTTCTGAAGCATCATTGTTATTGTGTTTATACTGCATACGTTAACTTGAACGAATACTTGAATAAACACAAGACAAACATATTTGTTTTGTTACTTCATTAATGGATATACAATATAAATGCTGAATATTTAGACATATTTCCAAAATGTGTGCTAATCCTTTGACAAGGCACATTGGACACAAAAGATCAAGCATCATGGTGTAAAATAAGCAGTACTGTACACGGTGGAtgatgtaaatataaaaaaaagatgtCACCATGGGTATTCTGAAAGCATACCAGTATCTGCTTATGGATATAGATAGAACATACAGACTACCTATATACTGGATATAATAGCCATCACCTATGGTATTGCAATACCAATGATAACATATTGTAACAAGCAGGATGTCATAAATAACTATGCTATTTTATTCAGCGCATCATGGtaagaagaaaacaaaattTTTGTCAACACAATTATAGGAGTACTGATCTGTGCAAAACAATATAGAAAGAAGGAGAGCGATAAGTGTCAGAGGATATTACACCACAGTTCATATATTACACAGGTCTTATTTTCATCTCAATGGCTTTCAGTGAATATTCATATCCTTTGAAGGACGACCAGTTAATGCCTAACCCATAGATGGAGTTTCCCCACAAATACTGACCATTAGGATTCACACTGTGGCACTCCCCATACCACCATCCACCTAAATACGTTTTAGCACAGTTGGAACTGTAGGTATCTTGGTCTTTGTCAAAAGTGGAAAACTTCTTCCCGTTGTGTTCCGCCATGGATTTCCCTGAAATTGCAAACAAAGTGGAATGGGTTTAGGATGAGATGTCCTGATCTCAAATGTAAAACACGTGACAGGTCGAGGCAACAAGTGCAACTCACCTGCTCCTCCGTCTGTGAAGCCACTAAAGTCCAGTTGGTATCCGTCCTGTTCCGTCCCgacagagaaggaggagtaCTGGACATGGACCTTAACTCCCTCAAAGTCCTCCATGTCCACCCTCAGCTCGTACTTCTTCCTCAGAGTGAGGAGGTGGATGTTCTCCAGCCCtggcgacagacagacagccacttGACGACAGACGCATACAGGGGTGGAtatagttcacacacacacacacacctaaccacCTTTTAAAAGTATGGATGAGGGGCTCGGTTGAGGCCTACTTGTTCCTAGTAAGTGCATACAGAAAGTACTGTGTCTAGAAGGTGCTAGCATGGAGTGTGTTAAGTGTTAGTAGGAAGTGTAGAGTGTAAGGAGTAGAAGGTGAGGTGTAGAGGCTGAGGTGTAGAGTGTACAGTGTAGAGGGTGAGGTGTAGAAGCTGAGGTGTAGAGGGTGAGGTGTACAGTGTAAGGTGTAAAGGGTGAGGTGTAGAGGGTGAGGTGTAGAGGCTGAGGTGTACAGTGTAAGGTGTAAAGGGTGAGGTGTAGAGGCTGAGGTGTAGAGGCTGAGGTGTAGAGTGTAAGGTGTAGAGGGTGAGGTGTAGAGGGTGAGGTGTAGAGGCTGAGGTGTAGAGGGTGAGGTGTAGAGGGTGAGGTGTAGAGGCTGAGGTGTAGAGGGTGAGGTGTTATGTCCTTGAGGATAAAACAAGGCCCACAGTTTTGGGAGGCATTTTTATTTAGCCATCGAGCCAGCATGCTGATATGCGTGATGCCACACATCAAGAGGAGGGTTTTAGGGTGatggaagatgtgtgtgtgtgggggtttgtgTAAGAATAGGTGGATGGATGGTGGTAAGGAGGATAGATGTGTGTGGCAGTAAGGATCCCAGTGGTTTAGAGTGAAGGAGGAGCTGGGTTGAGGAaagctgtggggagggaggcggCGAGGGTTACCGTCCCCTTATGCATTCTGGGAGCTTCTCCAGAAAAGCATGCGGCCAAAGCAGCCACCCTTCTTTTTCCTCTTGATCGAAGATTTCTCTTGTGCCTGACATGTGGTTTCAGCTTGACGCCGAAGTTGCTGTTGAAGTTCCATGTGTCCTTGGCACTGTTTCAGTTCTTTTGCTTCCAGAGCTTCCAGTTCCACTGATCTCTGGCAAGCCTGTTTCTGCAGAGACTCGATCTCTGCACACTTACAGATCAACTCCTTTCTGGTTTGACGCAAGTCTTCCTGAACCTCTTCCAAGGCTTTTTCCAAAACACTGCAATGATTGCCCTTGTCCCTCAGGTCAAGCTGCAGTTTGGTCATGGAGCCCGCCATCTTCATCAGGTTGGATCTGAATGCCTCCAGTTCTTGCTCACCCTTTTTTGTGACCTGGAGGGCCTCCTTTTTCTCAttggagaggatgaggatgtTGTCATCCCTTTTGGCAACCTCGGCACAAAGGTTTTTCTCCAGGTTCGCGAGATTGGCTCTGGTCATCTTGCATGTCATCTCAGCCCTGGTTCGGGCTGAGTGGGCCGCAAAGAGTTGAGCTTTAAGGGCCGAGATCTCCGTCTGGATCTTGACCCCCAGCTGAGCTGGACTGGGGACCCTGTTTCCCACCTCCAGCAGCTTGGCTGTGGTCCGTGTGAGACCCTGTTCAGAGATCTTCAGAGCTTCCACTGCCTGGTTCTTCTGAGATCTCAgctcctgcctctccttctcccaggcTTGGAGGTGAGAGGTCAAACGATCCTTCAGCTCCTGCGTGATCCTGCGGGCGTCCTGGAGGTTTGCCATGGCGACGCCGACTGCTGTTTCTGCTTCGGCCTTGACGGCCACAGCCAGGGAGGTCTGGGTCTGAAGACTGATCAAGGCTTCGTCTTTGCCTGACAACAGACCTAATAGTCTGTCGCGGTCCAGCTGGAATCTTATCTCCTGGTCCTGCAGGTTGGTCTGAGCCAGCGCCAGGGCTTGTTCCGCATGAAGACGAGCCTGTCCTTCAATCTGAAGCTTCTGCTGAAGCCGGTCAATCGTCTCCTCAACGATCTGTCTGTCCACCTTCATCATCTCCACCTCTTTGGCCATCTCCCTCTCTGAGGCTGTGGCCTCTCTGGCCTTCTTTTCCCAATCCCTCACAGCCTCTCTCAGGCGACTCATGTTGGTCTTCCTCTTAGGTTTGCTCACAGCCTTGGAAGATGCCATTTCTGAATTGAGGTCTTCTGCTTTGTCAGCAAGAACATGAGAAAGGCTTCCCCCATTGGCCTTTCATAAAATTGAGACAAATAATATAAATGCGTGGTGAATAAAAAATTACTGCAATGATAGGATTTTGTGCTGACAGCTGATTGGAATTGATTACACTAAACAAACAATGACTATCTTTACAGCCATATCAACTGTTTGAATAATTAGTGTTGTTTGGGTAAGGTAACCCTACCTTGTCTTTTTTGTCTTCTTGATTCATTGTTCCTTTATATCTACAAAGTTCATAATAAAAAGAACATATGTTTTACTACAGAGGCAAAAAATGACTGCTGTGCAACTAATGTGCTGAGAAAATGTTTGACGGTCACTGCGTTCCATTCTAAATCATTATGACGCAGAACAATGGTCTGGAATGGAGGCCAATGAAAGTGCACAAGGGCGTGGATTTGGTTTTAACATTGGTGGGGACAGTTTGACCAAATCCTCAGCAAATCATTTTACAAGTTTGCAGGTAGGCCTACGGCATAGTCTCCATTCAAGACAAATAAATGTCCGATAGCTAGCAAGCATACAATTCCGTAGTTGTGTTCCAGAGCTAGCAATGGCTCGTTAACTTTAGAAACACTATAGAGCTACATTTTCAACAATAATATATACAGGAGTGTCATATAATTCGATTTAATCGTTTATTATTCACTCAATGTTTACGTATACCTTACAGGAGTAGCCTGCCAAAAAGCCGATCATAAAATTTATTCTCAGTCTCGCTTCGACGCTCACCTGACCACTGTTAACTGACAGGCTACACATTGTGATCAGCGCTCTACTGCAAATCAGGAGTAACGCTGACCTTGAGAGTTAACCAATTGTGGAGCAGAAACATTTTTTAATAATTTTAAAAATATGTTTAGACTCGCAattattggtggggacaataaGACGCTTCCTAACATTGGTGGGACCGTCCCGCCGTAAATTCACGCCTATATTTAGAAAAACGAAAATGCcaacattttgaaaaataaCAAGTAGGCCCAGTGAGATTTGCATGAGAAATGCATTTCtagaaatgcattttaattttaattttggtcacgatttgctttcATAATGTAAATTATTAGTTGACAAGGGGAATCCTTGTCACCGGAGCAGACAAGGAAATAACCTATGTTAGGCTAGTCTTTGTCTAATGAGAGGCCTCGGTTTCGTGCGCTGCCGCTGTCATCGCATAATTTTCTGACGCAgatataattttttattaaataaattaaGCGTTATTTAAAAATATTTATGTTTTAAAGTATCTTACATGTTTAATTTAGCATCTACTCCTACCTTCACGATGTCTTCAAGTATCTGAGCTTTTAAGTCGAATGCTTGTCATTTATAAACAGTTGACTGCAATTATGACGTCTTCAATAAGTCATCATGTTTCCATGGTGAATGAACGTTGACACAGTGAGATACTGTTGCCTGAAGTCATTTACCACAACGTCCTGACCCATTTAATATTTttaaaatgtactgtatgtatagcCTATATTCATATAGCTTAAGTTAATGCTTCTGAAACCTGAATATGTAACCATGTGACAAGACTCAAgagaaaacattttaatattaaAGACAATAATGGATTTAACCCTCCTGTTATCCTCAAATTTACTAACATCTTTCGTCCTTGGGGTCAATTTGACCCCAGCTACTTTTTTGTGTCAGgtacttttgtttgtttgttgacacACCTAAATAGccctttaaataaaaaaattacccccacccacccccctttaTACATCAAAACAACCTTTTGCCTGACTATGGAAAATATGCAAATCACTCAAAAATCCAATTGAATTACCTAAAATTTGcaataaatatgttttcagTTTTGTTGGCTTTATATCGGCTTTCCAACTGTACCCATACACATACCTACCCTCTTCGTTTATAATctcaaatatataattttcaATTGaatacattacacattacattacaattGATGGAGCTGTTTGGACTTGGTTGACAGTGTGTCTGGTTGCTCCTGAACCCACTTTGATGACATTAGGATCACTAAGTCTTCCCTATCATTCAAGTCGGGAGGGGAACCACAATATCTTTACATTTTTGGAAGGTATGTGTATGCCTGTGGTTGAGCCATTACAGGACGGTTGATACTAAGAGTATTATTCTCATCAGAGGATGCCTCATAATCAGGGTCCTCAACATTATCGTCTATTCTGTGCTATGTCTGCTCTATGTCACTTTTACTGTCAAAGACCTGTGACAAAACATGATTGACAGCAGACTTTTCTTTCAGCTCATTTTCAATTGAGAGAGCACACATAGCATGAAGATAACGTTTATAAGGCTGCTCTGGAagcttttatttgtttgttccTCCCCTATGTTGGGTCAATTATGTTTTCCCACCCTCCGATGTTATGGAAATAATCAGTGGTTCTCACAATATAGAGCACTATAATGTTAGTTTAGGACCCTAAAGCAGAGGGACACTTTGTAAACACTATAAAATGTATTGTTATTGTGACCCCTATAACATTCAAAACAAATGTGTGTAAATTTAGATATGTCTTGTATGTTTCATACAGCTGTTGTAACAGATGTTACAAAATGGGTAGAGGACACTTAAAAACATATAATCATGTTAAGTTTGTGTTTACCTCGTTGTCCACTTTAAATTAGGAAAAGTCATTAAATAAGAAGCAAAAATTATAATGTTAAACATGTATTCTGTGGTGTCAAACGTTGAATGGGGTCAAATTGACCCCAAGGATAACAGGAGGGTTAAGCTGCTCATTCAAACCATTTCGGCCTATTTGATGTAACAATTTATCTGTTTCCATAATTAACTAAATGGTGGAAAAAGCCATAGTCTAAATTGTTCCGCCatagtttcataattcataaTATACCTTTACATTCCTCATAATAACATAGATttgcttcctgggcactatcctctcccaggacctcaagggGGAATTGAATAtcggctccctcatcaagaaagcacaacagaggatgtacttccttcggcagctgaagaaattcaacctgccaaagacaattattgtgcacttctactcagccatcattgagtccatcctcaccttctccatcaccgtctggtacgctgctgccactgccaaggacaagagcaggctgcagcgtatcatccgcactgctgagaaggtgattggctgcaatctgccttccctcgaggacctgcacacctcgaggaccctgaggcgagcgaggaagattgtggccgactcctcccaccctggacactccctgtttcagtcactcccctccggcagaaggctgcggtccatcaggaccaatacttcacgccacaaaaacagttttttcccttccgctgttggcctcttcaacaaggccaagggcccACACTGACTCAAATGATTTCCTGCTTAAAACACACTGCATTACACAATTgtatcttgtacatttgtatttttagtaatatttgtactttttgtatttttatattgtaattacGACAACTTATATTTGAttattttgtacattttatttaattcaaattccacttagtactgctagtttatgtacccttagtatagataatccacatataaaaatgttaggttcctatatgttcattgtatgcaccttcctgccaaagtaaattccttgtctgtgcaaactttcatggcgaataaatcccattctgatctCTCGAATACGATCTATAACGTTGCTTAAGCAAAGCCTCTTTCACTGTCAGTCAGCCCTTTCCCCACCATGCTTTACAagttacactctctctctctctctctctctctctctctctctttctctctcttctctctctctctcacatacacacactcaaaagcatactttcacacacaaacgcacacttatgcacacatacacattttcacacacacacacacacacacacacacacacacacacacacacacacacacacacacacacacacacacatacacacacacacacacacacacacacacacacaccactcttaACAGCTCTCCTTCAGGAACCCAACACAGAAACTAGCCTAGCACTTTATATTCTTACCCAACCAGTACTCTCCAGATGCTTGCCCAAACCCACTCTTGTACTGATCCCATTTTCGGTAGAAGTTAACGGTCCCATCCTTTCTCCTCTGAATCACCTGGGATAGACAGATGGTCGACATAAGAGGAAGGCTTCTCCACTCTGCATCACCGTCACATATCCTGTATCAACCCTTAAAAGACATCAAGaaccacaccacaacaacatacaatggacccccaacacacaccgtCCATCTACCCCCTTCTGGTTCATCCACACAGCCCATGTCACAGTAAACCTGGACAGGGGAGGTCGGTCCGGCAGGGTAGATGGTATACACTCCACTGGAGCCGGAGCCCCTGCTGTACACATCAGCACAATCCACTGGTAGCAAAGGCGGCGAGCTCACTGCAACTGGGAGCAGTGCCACCAGGACCACAAAGACCTACAAACGAGCAAACACAAATCCCTTGCTGAAACCCCAAATCCTTCCTTGAAAATTATCTTCTAGTCTCAACCTACCATTCACCAGCCAATCTCACCTTCATTTTTCAGCAAAACTATGAACAAGATCTAGATCCTTCTTGGCTCCGGGGAAAAGACAAGTATTTGAGCGAGTGAATGTAGCCTGTTATCTGGAGCTCCCAATTTTCTGCCTTAAAAGGGCATGTTGTTCAGTAACATGGTGAACATGTTTACTGTGCAAACCCCAGAGGCAGACGGTAAAATGCATCAGTGACttttgtagggctgttttggcagcccctttgtcactggtcacccagacactcgtctgggacagtcgttgatttacatgaatgctaaaatgacaatcacaccttaatgacacacctctggagaggtggtctcaacagttgaagaggaagatggacagaggaagactctgaaattatcattaaaagttgtgttcttgaaaataaggttctaaacagcttttaatgtcatgtttgatatgcttttgtttcttattttatgtattacatgtttGTAAtcattttaatactgtaacatgtacatgtacagggtttacagagtttgtgcctacagcagaccaacatgtgtttaacatattcccctgtcttgcaagggaaccacttggtctactgtagccttgattaatgatccaatttgaatttgtatgcgtttagactacttttcagtcatgtgaccggtgtccccattttagtcaggtttgggtagaaagaagtgttaccaatcacttcgagttttgtttacgatacagctccggtgcgttaggcgcctagtcttcattgtgacatacctttgttaaccattgctctgaaggtatgttttgtatttgatatttcattatcattgtattgattatcttactatttagataataaactattattgtgcattttgacgttacttgttctctttgaaacgtatctatcaggctacagcggtgaaaacttagatctagtctggttgatgcggttaactgattataaacatagacttttgagtaggttttaacttaaggcctctgagtcacttacagtggatctccacgctccgaaggaatttaccggggcctctgagtgatcgattacatatcctactaggtcgactatggttaaatctatattatagtagagataaacgactgtttagtgaacacgcatactttagggtcggtgctctgatcaagcagacgatttttatctacgtcagagtttcatgtcattaactgtttagcgctcgaggttacaggtaacgcacttgtgcacgtgtcttaaaattggagtcagatattaacgagtcaattatctccctgagaatctaacctaaggtgaattgtggttcccaagccagggacaaacaccaagcgtctctggcctttcgattcaccgactacactTTAATGGGAATAAtagaacaaaataaataatttaccAAAATGTTATTAGACAAGAATAATGAACTGTTTACGGTTACTTCAAATTCAATTGAAATTgtataaaaaacacaaaaacaccagGACACCATCATGTAGTTCCCTACAGTTTTTATTAGAAGTAACTTATTTTACAACTTTTTCTGTAGAAAGAAACACGATGGAAAGGTTTTTATGTACAATGATTTTAAACTACTTTTAAACAAGTATAGGAATTAATAATAATGATAGAAAATATCTATGACTGTTCTAATAATACAAGACCAATAAAATATCAGTCACATCCTCAGATTCACAAAAAAGGCTAAAAGGAAGTACATTTTGTTTTGATCCTTTTTAGTACATCATTTTAGAAACATAAGACTCATCTTAAACAAGTATATCTACCCAAAACGAACATATTTACAGGCAGAAGTCGGAATCTTAAACGGCCAGAACACTTTGTACTGTGGCCAACGAAAGAAATGAAAGGACCAGTCTGaaatcaaaacacacaaatcaaaaCTGGATCTGGAACGGGAGCAGATCAGTTGAATACTGTTCTTTCTGGTCTGACATAAACATTTGCTGGAGAAAAACGAAAAGTTGAACGTGAAACAACAGATGGTTGTGGAGCCTGGAACCTCTGGAATGTTCTGGGAGAGCTGTACTGCTGTGTTAAGGCAATGTCCTGACAGTTTGGGCAGTGTTATGTGGATGCAATAAGAGACAACATTTACCAAATCAAACACAGTTTATGTTGTTTAAGTTACTTTCCCAGCCCGACGCTCAACAGGTGTATATAATTGGAAGCCCTTTCGTGAAGATCAATGCAGAGTACGGTCCCTATCCCATAGACTCAGATATCTAAAGTTACAGCTGGCCAAACGCCACATGGAGGCGAGTCGGATCACTAGGGACGACATCCGGGACTACGGTCAAAAGCAGAAGGCGCGGCACTACATAGTAGCGTTCTCTCCATCAGTCTTCTAGCGAGTCATCTTAGATGTCAGCCCCCGTGGCTGTTGG
Above is a window of Hypomesus transpacificus isolate Combined female chromosome 17, fHypTra1, whole genome shotgun sequence DNA encoding:
- the zmp:0000001048 gene encoding retinol dehydrogenase 8, giving the protein MGTRKVLVTGCSSGIGLAVAVRLARDDLRRFKVVATMRDLGKREALERAAGKGLNRTLEVKQLDACCEDSIRECVNSLPDRRVDVLVNNAGVGMIGPVECQSVESMRDLFDTNFFGLARLVKEVLPDMKRRQSGHIVVMSSVMGIQGLLFNDVYSASKFAVEGFCESLAVQVMKFNIKITLVEPGPVVTEFERKVYDDAEKMDLSGTDEETARIFRQIYLPYSRKVFTSLGQTPEDIAEQTLKVITAKDPPLRHQTNRLYMPMTALKHADPTGRLPLDTFYKMLFKHDRVFNASLGVLRMLQKRTGKGSI
- the LOC124479531 gene encoding microfibril-associated glycoprotein 4-like isoform X3 yields the protein MKVFVVLVALLPVAVSSPPLLPVDCADVYSRGSGSSGVYTIYPAGPTSPVQVYCDMGCVDEPEGGRWTVIQRRKDGTVNFYRKWDQYKSGFGQASGEYWLGLENIHLLTLRKKYELRVDMEDFEGVKVHVQYSSFSVGTEQDGYQLDFSGFTDGGAGKSMAEHNGKKFSTFDKDQDTYSSNCAKTYLGGWWYGECHSVNPNGQYLWGNSIYGLGINWSSFKGYEYSLKAIEMKIRPV
- the LOC124479531 gene encoding intracellular protein transport protein USO1-like isoform X1; this translates as MGSVQEWVWASIWRVLVGYKGTMNQEDKKDKANGGSLSHVLADKAEDLNSEMASSKAVSKPKRKTNMSRLREAVRDWEKKAREATASEREMAKEVEMMKVDRQIVEETIDRLQQKLQIEGQARLHAEQALALAQTNLQDQEIRFQLDRDRLLGLLSGKDEALISLQTQTSLAVAVKAEAETAVGVAMANLQDARRITQELKDRLTSHLQAWEKERQELRSQKNQAVEALKISEQGLTRTTAKLLEVGNRVPSPAQLGVKIQTEISALKAQLFAAHSARTRAEMTCKMTRANLANLEKNLCAEVAKRDDNILILSNEKKEALQVTKKGEQELEAFRSNLMKMAGSMTKLQLDLRDKGNHCSVLEKALEEVQEDLRQTRKELICKCAEIESLQKQACQRSVELEALEAKELKQCQGHMELQQQLRRQAETTCQAQEKSSIKRKKKGGCFGRMLFWRSSQNA
- the LOC124479531 gene encoding intracellular protein transport protein USO1-like isoform X2 → MNQEDKKDKANGGSLSHVLADKAEDLNSEMASSKAVSKPKRKTNMSRLREAVRDWEKKAREATASEREMAKEVEMMKVDRQIVEETIDRLQQKLQIEGQARLHAEQALALAQTNLQDQEIRFQLDRDRLLGLLSGKDEALISLQTQTSLAVAVKAEAETAVGVAMANLQDARRITQELKDRLTSHLQAWEKERQELRSQKNQAVEALKISEQGLTRTTAKLLEVGNRVPSPAQLGVKIQTEISALKAQLFAAHSARTRAEMTCKMTRANLANLEKNLCAEVAKRDDNILILSNEKKEALQVTKKGEQELEAFRSNLMKMAGSMTKLQLDLRDKGNHCSVLEKALEEVQEDLRQTRKELICKCAEIESLQKQACQRSVELEALEAKELKQCQGHMELQQQLRRQAETTCQAQEKSSIKRKKKGGCFGRMLFWRSSQNA